One part of the bacterium genome encodes these proteins:
- a CDS encoding DUF2442 domain-containing protein, translating into MRISEVKPNSDYTLQIIFDNGNAGIFDVKPYLEFEAFTDLEKLDAFMQITNGGYFVEWDCGADLSADTIEAHIKY; encoded by the coding sequence ATGAGAATAAGTGAAGTAAAACCGAATAGTGATTATACACTTCAAATAATTTTTGATAATGGAAACGCAGGTATTTTTGATGTGAAACCTTATCTGGAATTTGAAGCTTTTACTGATTTGGAAAAATTAGATGCTTTTATGCAAATAACAAATGGCGGATATTTTGTTGAGTGGGATTGTGGTGCGGATTTGTCAGCTGACACAATTGAAGCGCATATAAAATATTGA
- a CDS encoding DUF4160 domain-containing protein: MPTISMFYGILIRMFFRDIEKHKLPHIHAEYQGETAVYSVPDGKLLAGSISPQKAKLIIAWIEIHKDELLADWELAVNGKTLFKIKGLDQ; the protein is encoded by the coding sequence ATGCCGACGATTTCAATGTTTTATGGTATTTTAATTCGGATGTTTTTTCGGGATATTGAAAAACATAAATTGCCTCATATTCACGCTGAATACCAAGGTGAAACAGCAGTTTATTCTGTGCCGGACGGCAAATTGCTGGCTGGTTCGATATCACCTCAGAAAGCTAAGCTAATTATTGCCTGGATTGAAATTCATAAGGATGAGTTGTTGGCAGATTGGGAGCTTGCAGTGAATGGTAAAACACTTTTTAAAATCAAAGGACTTGATCAATGA
- a CDS encoding TerB family tellurite resistance protein, with amino-acid sequence MGLLELFTSKIAKAEEKKDHALTYRVVLGALLSLVSGADGKITEEEVAAKKKILGQKGFDDAAQQEDILDAAGKAITERLDWQGFTREVNKVCVYEERVKLVHDLFSVAWADHELESSELETIRKIADLLWLDHKDFINAKLATKPEALKE; translated from the coding sequence ATGGGGCTTTTAGAACTTTTCACAAGCAAGATTGCCAAAGCAGAAGAAAAAAAAGATCACGCACTGACCTATCGCGTGGTTTTAGGTGCGCTGCTCTCATTGGTTTCCGGTGCAGACGGCAAGATTACCGAAGAAGAAGTTGCAGCCAAGAAAAAAATTCTTGGTCAAAAAGGGTTTGACGATGCGGCGCAGCAGGAAGATATCCTGGATGCCGCCGGCAAAGCGATTACCGAACGGTTGGACTGGCAGGGTTTTACCCGTGAGGTGAATAAGGTCTGTGTTTATGAGGAACGGGTCAAACTGGTGCATGATCTTTTCTCGGTCGCCTGGGCCGATCATGAACTGGAAAGCAGTGAACTGGAGACCATCCGCAAGATTGCCGATTTACTCTGGCTGGACCACAAAGATTTCATCAATGCCAAACTGGCTACCAAACCGGAAGCATTGAAAGAATAG
- a CDS encoding anaerobic ribonucleoside-triphosphate reductase activating protein, which translates to MNAIQGIKGFLGTSLVDFPGKVAGVVFLSGCNMQCFFCHNALLLAEDQGLDDLRLDELIEAIERRRKLLEGVVVTGGEPTVHPQITYLLRSLRETGLAIKLDTNGLRANVLKTLIKEQLVDYVAVDMKTSPERYASELGAPADAKEQLLQTIALLRNNPQIETEYRTTCVPGLVQEADIREIVRLIEGAPSYFLQQYISTHVTHPDLMDRPAYPREVLERFQEIARPFVRNVALRNL; encoded by the coding sequence ATGAATGCAATTCAGGGCATTAAGGGATTTTTAGGCACATCATTGGTGGATTTTCCCGGCAAGGTCGCCGGGGTGGTATTTCTCAGCGGCTGCAATATGCAATGTTTTTTTTGTCACAATGCACTCCTGTTGGCGGAAGATCAGGGATTGGACGATCTACGGCTGGACGAATTGATTGAAGCGATTGAACGCCGCCGGAAATTGCTGGAAGGCGTTGTTGTTACCGGCGGCGAACCCACCGTGCATCCTCAAATTACCTATTTATTGAGAAGCTTGCGCGAAACCGGTCTTGCCATCAAGCTGGACACCAATGGGCTGCGTGCCAATGTGCTTAAAACCTTAATCAAAGAACAATTGGTAGACTATGTGGCAGTGGATATGAAAACCTCGCCTGAGAGGTATGCGTCCGAGTTGGGTGCGCCTGCCGATGCCAAGGAGCAATTGCTTCAGACCATCGCGCTGTTGCGCAATAATCCTCAAATTGAAACCGAGTACCGCACGACCTGTGTACCCGGGCTGGTACAGGAAGCGGATATTCGCGAAATCGTCCGCTTGATTGAGGGTGCGCCGTCCTATTTTCTTCAGCAGTATATTTCCACCCATGTGACTCATCCGGATTTGATGGATCGTCCGGCCTATCCCAGGGAAGTCCTGGAACGGTTTCAGGAAATCGCCCGGCCTTTTGTGAGAAATGTTGCATTACGAAATTTGTGA
- a CDS encoding anaerobic ribonucleoside-triphosphate reductase has protein sequence MSKKCTEKTEVYSRVVGYFRPVQQWNKGKQEEFKDRTEFVPEKENQKNECNSGH, from the coding sequence ATGTCAAAAAAATGTACTGAAAAAACCGAGGTTTATTCACGCGTGGTAGGCTATTTTAGGCCTGTACAGCAGTGGAACAAAGGGAAGCAGGAAGAATTTAAAGATCGGACAGAGTTTGTTCCGGAAAAGGAAAACCAGAAAAATGAATGCAATTCAGGGCATTAA
- a CDS encoding ribonucleoside triphosphate reductase — protein sequence MEIQGVGQIRKRDGRLVPFDEQKIVNAVFRAMSAVGKHDLAQAQNTARRVHNILRAVYKGDQIPTVENVQDIVETTLMDEGFKDVSKQYILYRAQHSKLRKTSELFSSANEIIDNYLGENDWRIKENSNMSYSLQGLNNHITAILISQYWLEELHSGRVRHAHLNGDFHIHDLGSLSVYCCGWDLSDLLTKGLQGAYGKTESGPPKHFRTALGQICNFFFTLQGEAAGAQAFSDFDAYLAPFIAYDKLSYKEVVQCMQEFIFNVNVPTRVGFQTPFTNITMDLQMPERMKNEPVILGGELQPETYGEFQKEMDMLNRAFCEVMMRGDVHGRIFTFPIPTYNLTKDFNWDAPIVDSIMAMTAKYGIPYFANFINSDMDPEDARSMCCRLRLDNRELRKRGGGLFGSNPLTGSLGVVTLNLPRAAYLSATEEEFHARILNLMDLARESLQAKRKIVERYTEKNLYPYSKFYLAGVKQRSGQYWSNHFSTIGLCGMHEAARNLTGQGIETEAGRTLALHTLNIMRDRLQEYQQADGELYNLEATPAEGTTYRFARLDRREFPDIITSGTDEPYYTNSTQYPVNGSIDVFEVLEHQDELQSSYTGGTVLHVFLGESIDDIRACKNLVRRIAENYTLPYFTLSPTFSICPVHGYIRGEHYECPYMKEDETGDTEIPESASETSAIPHKTPVTSERG from the coding sequence ATGGAAATTCAGGGTGTCGGTCAAATTAGAAAACGTGATGGACGGCTCGTTCCTTTTGATGAACAAAAAATTGTCAACGCTGTTTTTCGCGCCATGTCTGCCGTGGGTAAGCATGATCTCGCGCAGGCACAGAATACCGCCCGGCGCGTACATAATATTTTAAGAGCTGTCTATAAAGGCGACCAGATACCTACGGTTGAAAATGTCCAGGACATTGTCGAAACCACCCTGATGGATGAGGGATTCAAGGACGTTTCCAAGCAGTATATTTTGTATCGTGCCCAACATTCCAAATTGCGCAAAACCTCTGAATTGTTTTCTTCTGCTAATGAAATTATTGATAATTATCTGGGAGAAAATGATTGGCGGATCAAGGAAAATTCCAATATGAGCTATTCGCTCCAGGGATTGAACAATCACATTACCGCGATTCTGATTTCTCAATATTGGCTGGAGGAATTACATTCCGGGCGTGTCCGGCATGCCCATTTAAACGGTGATTTTCATATCCATGACTTAGGCTCCCTCTCAGTGTATTGCTGCGGCTGGGATTTGAGTGACCTGTTGACGAAAGGTCTGCAGGGCGCGTACGGCAAGACCGAGAGCGGACCGCCTAAGCATTTCCGGACTGCGCTGGGCCAGATCTGTAATTTTTTCTTTACCTTACAGGGCGAAGCAGCCGGTGCCCAGGCTTTTTCTGATTTTGACGCCTATCTGGCGCCGTTTATTGCGTATGACAAGCTTTCTTACAAGGAAGTTGTCCAGTGTATGCAGGAATTTATTTTTAATGTCAATGTACCGACCCGGGTTGGTTTCCAGACGCCTTTTACCAATATCACCATGGATCTGCAGATGCCGGAGCGCATGAAAAATGAGCCGGTGATTTTGGGCGGGGAATTGCAACCGGAGACGTATGGTGAGTTTCAGAAGGAAATGGATATGCTCAACCGTGCGTTTTGCGAGGTCATGATGCGCGGCGACGTCCATGGCCGTATTTTTACCTTCCCCATTCCGACCTACAATCTGACCAAAGATTTTAACTGGGATGCGCCGATCGTGGATTCGATTATGGCCATGACCGCGAAATACGGTATCCCGTATTTTGCCAATTTCATAAATAGTGATATGGACCCTGAGGACGCGCGCTCCATGTGCTGCCGGCTCCGGCTGGATAATCGTGAACTGCGCAAGCGGGGCGGCGGTTTGTTCGGTTCCAATCCCCTGACCGGCAGTCTGGGTGTCGTGACGCTGAATTTACCCCGGGCTGCGTATTTGTCTGCGACTGAAGAAGAGTTTCACGCGCGGATCCTGAATTTGATGGACCTGGCCCGGGAAAGCCTCCAGGCCAAGCGCAAGATCGTGGAGCGCTACACAGAGAAGAATCTTTATCCCTACTCCAAATTTTATCTCGCAGGTGTCAAGCAGCGCAGCGGTCAGTACTGGTCCAACCATTTTTCCACCATCGGATTGTGCGGCATGCATGAAGCGGCCCGGAATCTGACCGGACAGGGCATTGAGACGGAGGCCGGTCGGACGCTGGCATTGCATACATTAAATATTATGCGTGACCGCCTTCAGGAATACCAGCAGGCGGATGGAGAGTTGTATAATCTGGAAGCCACCCCGGCGGAAGGAACTACGTACCGGTTTGCCCGGCTGGACCGCCGCGAGTTTCCCGATATTATTACTTCGGGCACGGATGAACCCTATTATACCAATTCAACTCAATATCCGGTTAATGGCAGTATTGATGTTTTTGAGGTTCTGGAGCATCAGGATGAGCTCCAATCCAGTTATACCGGGGGAACGGTGCTGCATGTTTTTCTTGGGGAGAGTATTGACGATATCCGTGCTTGTAAAAATTTAGTGCGGCGTATTGCCGAAAATTATACCTTGCCGTATTTTACACTCTCGCCAACTTTTTCAATTTGTCCGGTGCATGGGTATATCCGCGGGGAGCATTATGAATGTCCGTATATGAAAGAAGATGAAACAGGTGATACGGAAATTCCAGAATCCGCAAGCGAGACATCAGCAATACCGCATAAAACACCAGTCACGAGCGAAAGGGGGTAA
- a CDS encoding DUF4340 domain-containing protein: MRQKKFIIAGGFFLLLLIYVLISQTGNKGFSTLELPQLPVVKAEEIEKIIVEKGDEKIVFEKQSGAWQLLEPIVFPVDPGKGSSLERLLGELRITNMITRRSEAEADFGLATTTAMHVMIAGKAGVQLELYVGRVNEAKTHTYIRLPGKTGVYSLLGDITQQLNQDAKQWRSLKIYDFSTDTIRKIQISQKGRLARVVAREEVVQEQIVKDGAQAVTPAALPAKMVWKDQQQGSVLPDAEVSRFLNAFARLSASKILDDAVWDKKILALIEVGTPDKNEMLELLKKTEQGHFWARRQGEKTIYEISDYQGKNLLTVLKLGK, encoded by the coding sequence GTGAGACAGAAAAAGTTTATTATTGCAGGCGGTTTTTTCCTGCTTTTGTTGATCTATGTTTTGATCAGTCAGACCGGGAATAAGGGTTTCAGCACCCTGGAGCTTCCTCAGTTGCCGGTGGTAAAAGCAGAAGAAATTGAAAAAATAATCGTGGAAAAAGGCGACGAGAAAATTGTTTTTGAAAAACAAAGCGGGGCATGGCAGTTGCTGGAACCCATTGTTTTTCCGGTTGACCCGGGCAAGGGCAGCTCCTTGGAGCGTCTTTTGGGGGAATTGCGGATTACCAATATGATTACCCGGCGCAGCGAGGCGGAAGCGGATTTCGGGCTTGCCACGACCACAGCCATGCATGTCATGATTGCCGGCAAAGCGGGTGTACAGCTTGAACTGTATGTCGGCCGGGTCAATGAAGCCAAGACCCATACCTATATCAGGCTCCCGGGCAAGACCGGTGTTTACAGCTTGTTGGGCGACATCACACAGCAACTAAACCAAGATGCCAAACAGTGGCGCAGTCTGAAGATTTATGATTTTTCGACAGATACGATTCGCAAAATTCAAATTTCACAAAAGGGGAGACTGGCCCGGGTTGTCGCCCGCGAAGAGGTTGTGCAGGAACAAATTGTAAAGGACGGTGCCCAGGCTGTGACTCCTGCGGCATTACCGGCTAAAATGGTCTGGAAAGATCAGCAGCAGGGGAGCGTACTGCCGGATGCCGAGGTGAGCCGTTTTCTCAATGCGTTTGCCCGGTTATCGGCATCTAAAATTTTAGATGATGCCGTATGGGATAAAAAAATATTGGCATTGATTGAGGTGGGAACGCCGGATAAAAATGAGATGCTGGAATTATTGAAAAAAACCGAGCAGGGGCATTTTTGGGCGAGGCGTCAAGGGGAAAAAACGATCTATGAGATCAGTGATTATCAGGGCAAGAATTTGCTGACAGTATTGAAGCTGGGCAAGTAA
- a CDS encoding GldG family protein — MKFEERTRSDFSFFLMIIGILVLINIISIKLFVRIDLTKTHAYSLSKVSKQYMRQLKDPLTVKAFFTKKLPPPYNANARYLRDLLEDYRAYSNGNFNYQFLDPADDPKLAQEARSLGVYQIQLTAVEKDKFEQKNGYMGLAIVYQGRKEVIPLLQDTTGMEYQLSGMIKKLIQDEMKVVGITQGFGEPAYETELSNLVTILSKNYEVQPVNLKTGTIPERIDALVVAGPTEMIPDDKRYLLDHFLRSGKNLALLVRMVKADARQTMQAKIVDSQLSQLVAAYGGQIMPDLVYDAQCQKISVAQRGPGFIMQNIVPYPPFPLVTHVDAEHLIVKNLESFTLPFVSSLSLNQAVVEKNQLVGSVLARSSEHAWSQMKFFMLSPQYIQPPQKNEMKQYDLMLTLTGAFPSAFGEGQVPLSSDGSAVLPAYIKNAKPARLVVVGGADFITNDFIDLRRKDGLAQLTQNMIDWVAQDDALIAIRSKGGEAAAIGKIAEGHRQFIKIFNSAGLPVLVIIVGLVLWRRMEARRAIIAAQFNQSPADAQRTPPEEQASSDQQKEDA; from the coding sequence ATGAAATTCGAAGAACGCACACGCAGTGATTTCTCGTTTTTTCTGATGATTATCGGCATTTTAGTGCTGATCAATATTATTTCCATAAAACTGTTTGTTCGCATTGATTTGACCAAGACCCATGCTTATTCGCTCTCCAAAGTTTCCAAACAGTATATGCGTCAGTTGAAGGACCCCTTGACGGTGAAGGCATTTTTTACCAAGAAATTACCGCCACCCTACAATGCCAATGCGCGCTACCTGCGTGACTTGCTGGAGGATTACCGGGCATATTCGAATGGCAATTTTAATTATCAGTTTCTGGATCCGGCGGATGATCCTAAATTGGCACAGGAGGCCCGCAGTCTGGGCGTTTACCAGATTCAGTTGACTGCGGTTGAAAAGGACAAATTTGAGCAGAAAAACGGTTACATGGGTTTGGCCATTGTGTATCAAGGAAGAAAAGAAGTGATCCCGCTTTTACAGGATACGACCGGCATGGAATATCAGCTATCCGGTATGATTAAGAAATTAATCCAGGATGAGATGAAAGTCGTGGGTATTACTCAGGGGTTTGGTGAGCCTGCGTATGAAACGGAACTCTCCAATTTGGTGACGATCCTCTCGAAAAACTATGAGGTCCAGCCGGTTAATTTGAAAACCGGAACCATTCCGGAGCGGATTGATGCGCTGGTAGTTGCAGGCCCGACCGAGATGATACCGGATGATAAGCGTTATCTGTTGGATCATTTCTTGCGGTCAGGCAAAAATCTTGCATTGCTTGTCAGGATGGTCAAAGCGGATGCGCGTCAAACCATGCAGGCAAAAATTGTGGATTCACAGCTTTCGCAGTTGGTCGCAGCCTACGGCGGCCAAATCATGCCGGATCTGGTGTATGATGCCCAGTGTCAGAAGATTTCGGTGGCACAGCGTGGTCCCGGTTTTATCATGCAGAACATTGTGCCGTACCCGCCCTTTCCTTTGGTTACGCATGTGGATGCGGAGCATTTGATTGTTAAAAATTTAGAATCATTTACATTGCCTTTTGTGAGTTCACTGAGTTTGAATCAGGCAGTCGTAGAGAAAAATCAACTGGTCGGGAGCGTGTTAGCCAGAAGTTCGGAGCATGCCTGGTCGCAGATGAAATTTTTCATGCTCTCGCCACAATATATTCAGCCGCCGCAGAAAAACGAGATGAAACAGTATGATTTGATGTTGACACTGACGGGTGCTTTTCCCAGTGCATTTGGAGAGGGGCAGGTTCCGCTGTCGAGTGATGGGTCGGCAGTATTGCCGGCGTATATCAAAAATGCCAAGCCGGCCCGCCTGGTGGTGGTGGGCGGGGCTGATTTTATTACCAATGATTTTATTGATCTACGGCGTAAAGATGGTTTGGCCCAATTGACACAGAATATGATTGACTGGGTTGCTCAGGACGATGCCTTGATTGCGATTCGGAGTAAAGGCGGTGAGGCAGCCGCAATTGGTAAAATTGCCGAGGGACATCGTCAGTTTATCAAAATATTTAATTCCGCGGGTCTCCCGGTTTTGGTGATTATTGTTGGGTTGGTGCTTTGGCGCCGGATGGAGGCGCGGCGGGCAATTATTGCCGCGCAGTTTAATCAATCACCTGCGGATGCTCAGCGTACACCGCCGGAAGAGCAAGCATCGTCAGATCAGCAGAAGGAGGACGCATAA
- a CDS encoding ABC transporter permease subunit has translation MTIQTDNPASGSARFDILRSWKRIGGQAKKELYSYFFSPIAYVVMVVYLVFTGWFFFSRFFLFGQIDMRMYFTTAPLLLMFLAPAITMRLLSEEMNSGSFELLMTLPLTTTEMLLGKFLAAFSFLAITIGVTLSYPITISTLGPLDWGPVIGGYIGLLLLGAAYLSIGLFTSALTRNQIVAFILGFALCFVLFLIDKVLMVVPGFLVGLFQYLGVEYHSQNFSRGVIDSKDLVYFISLLVITFMGTRLVLERRK, from the coding sequence ATGACAATCCAAACGGATAACCCCGCTTCCGGTTCCGCCCGCTTCGATATTCTGCGGAGCTGGAAACGGATTGGCGGTCAGGCAAAAAAAGAGCTCTATTCTTATTTTTTTTCACCGATTGCTTATGTGGTGATGGTGGTTTATCTGGTATTTACCGGCTGGTTTTTCTTTTCCCGTTTTTTTCTTTTTGGACAGATTGATATGCGGATGTATTTTACGACCGCTCCGCTGTTGCTGATGTTTCTGGCACCCGCGATTACCATGCGGCTTTTATCGGAGGAAATGAACAGCGGGTCTTTTGAGCTGCTCATGACCCTGCCGCTGACCACGACGGAGATGCTCCTGGGAAAGTTTTTGGCAGCCTTCAGCTTTTTGGCAATCACCATTGGAGTGACACTGAGTTATCCCATTACCATTTCAACCCTGGGTCCGCTGGACTGGGGACCGGTGATTGGCGGTTATATCGGATTGTTGCTTTTAGGCGCAGCCTATCTGAGCATTGGGTTGTTTACCTCAGCCCTGACACGCAATCAGATCGTGGCCTTTATTCTGGGATTTGCACTGTGCTTCGTTCTTTTCCTGATTGATAAGGTATTGATGGTGGTGCCGGGATTTTTGGTCGGCCTGTTTCAATATCTCGGGGTTGAATACCACAGCCAGAATTTTTCCCGCGGCGTCATTGATTCCAAGGATTTGGTTTATTTTATTTCCTTGTTGGTGATTACCTTTATGGGTACGCGCCTGGTTTTGGAAAGGAGGAAATAG
- a CDS encoding ATP-binding cassette domain-containing protein: MIITEDLSKNFGPVKAVDGISFEVKKGEILGLLGPNGAGKTTTLRLIAGYLRPESGKIFVGGRNVLEEIDQIKEMIGYLPEYNPIYQDMLVYDYLMYIADMRQIAPHQRLERVREMVAVCGLQDVVAKKTGELSKGNRQRVGLAQAMLHDPEYLILDEPTAGLDPNQISEIRDLIRRLGRQKTVILSSHILSEVEATCDRVVIIHQGKVVADGNPKQLQKQAVDESRIHLKIKGKQVAVSLEKLEKVKAVESTEAEAADIQGYLVKSLHDDDLRPEIFALAKQQGWVLYEMYREVVSLENVFKRLTAN; encoded by the coding sequence ATGATTATAACAGAAGATCTCTCCAAAAATTTTGGTCCTGTGAAGGCTGTGGATGGCATCTCGTTTGAGGTGAAAAAAGGTGAAATTTTGGGTCTTTTGGGCCCGAACGGTGCCGGGAAAACAACCACGCTGCGTCTCATTGCCGGGTATCTCCGGCCTGAGTCAGGCAAAATTTTTGTGGGAGGCAGGAATGTTTTGGAGGAGATCGATCAGATTAAGGAAATGATCGGCTATCTACCGGAGTACAATCCCATTTATCAGGATATGCTGGTGTATGATTATCTGATGTATATTGCTGATATGCGTCAGATCGCCCCCCACCAGCGTCTGGAGCGTGTTCGTGAGATGGTCGCGGTGTGTGGACTTCAGGATGTGGTGGCCAAGAAAACCGGCGAGCTTTCCAAGGGGAACCGGCAACGTGTGGGTTTGGCGCAGGCCATGCTGCATGATCCTGAATATCTGATTTTAGATGAACCCACTGCCGGACTTGACCCGAATCAGATTAGTGAGATTCGTGATCTGATCAGACGATTGGGCCGGCAAAAGACGGTTATTTTATCCTCGCATATTCTTTCCGAGGTGGAGGCGACCTGTGATCGGGTCGTGATTATCCATCAAGGCAAGGTGGTGGCGGACGGTAATCCCAAGCAACTCCAGAAGCAGGCGGTGGATGAAAGCCGGATTCATTTAAAAATCAAAGGCAAGCAAGTTGCAGTGTCCCTGGAAAAACTCGAGAAAGTCAAGGCAGTGGAAAGCACGGAAGCTGAAGCCGCAGATATTCAAGGCTATCTGGTGAAGAGTTTGCATGACGATGATTTGCGGCCGGAGATTTTTGCGCTGGCCAAACAACAGGGATGGGTATTGTATGAAATGTATCGTGAGGTGGTCAGTCTGGAGAATGTTTTCAAACGGCTGACAGCAAACTGA
- a CDS encoding class I SAM-dependent methyltransferase yields the protein MEKTIYDKFSHRYDAIMQGRFVADWWKAFKRLAKKHRFEYIQVIDLAGGTGEAAGRFLSEGKQVDVLDQSRAMLAIAEKKFPKISCYRQDLLAMKLKRSYDLAVCVFGGLHYLKSPKQLEQVFRKVGDVLKPGGVFCFDQYASRYLKEKFGKMAQVMEGDGFFTRWQAKWDPRQQATNVTIEGFDGQPDAWQTSWSEQHRHYAFSLTTVKQALRSAGYRKSEVFEMKKLGKPSQRDDFRIIWAQKE from the coding sequence ATGGAAAAAACAATTTACGATAAATTTTCACATCGCTATGATGCCATCATGCAGGGACGTTTTGTTGCTGATTGGTGGAAGGCATTTAAGCGTTTGGCTAAAAAGCATCGCTTTGAGTACATCCAGGTGATAGATTTGGCAGGCGGCACCGGGGAGGCAGCCGGCCGGTTTTTATCCGAAGGCAAACAAGTGGATGTGCTGGACCAGTCTCGGGCGATGCTGGCGATTGCGGAAAAAAAATTTCCGAAAATATCCTGTTACCGTCAAGACCTTCTAGCGATGAAGTTAAAACGGAGCTATGATTTGGCAGTCTGTGTTTTCGGAGGTCTGCATTATTTGAAATCACCGAAACAATTGGAACAGGTTTTTCGCAAGGTCGGAGATGTTTTGAAACCGGGCGGTGTATTTTGTTTTGATCAGTATGCCAGTCGCTATTTAAAAGAAAAATTCGGCAAAATGGCACAGGTTATGGAAGGGGACGGTTTTTTTACCCGCTGGCAAGCCAAGTGGGACCCTCGGCAGCAAGCGACAAACGTAACCATCGAGGGGTTTGACGGTCAACCGGATGCCTGGCAGACCTCCTGGTCTGAACAACACCGGCATTACGCTTTTTCGCTGACAACCGTCAAGCAGGCATTGCGTAGCGCCGGCTATCGCAAAAGCGAAGTGTTTGAAATGAAAAAATTGGGAAAACCTTCGCAACGGGATGATTTTCGGATTATTTGGGCACAAAAGGAATGA
- a CDS encoding DUF502 domain-containing protein, producing MNTTTKESKFTLRKIFIAGLLVIIPIAATVFVFVFLFNLLDGWLAPMGGEVLRTLGFKIPSEYKHIPGFGIVATLLLVFLTGLVASNYLGRQVLRFGDRLIKSLPVISSIYSAMRQVVNSFSITGSSAFQTVVMFEYPRPGIWALGFLTTPSMASARKIAGKELVNVFLPTTPNPTSGFFLMIPMKDLNVLAITPEEGLKIIATVGLIQTEGVVSPGIAKMEKRSKTKSRSAVKSVGKKKKTAKRSLKKK from the coding sequence ATGAATACTACGACCAAGGAAAGCAAATTTACTTTGCGGAAAATCTTCATTGCAGGACTTTTGGTGATTATTCCCATTGCTGCCACGGTTTTTGTGTTTGTGTTCCTATTCAATCTCCTTGATGGGTGGCTGGCACCCATGGGCGGGGAGGTTTTGCGGACCCTGGGGTTTAAAATACCATCGGAATATAAGCATATTCCGGGATTTGGTATTGTCGCTACGCTATTGTTGGTTTTTTTAACCGGCTTGGTTGCTTCCAATTATCTTGGCCGGCAAGTTCTCCGTTTCGGAGACCGCTTGATTAAAAGTTTGCCGGTCATCAGCAGTATTTATTCCGCGATGCGTCAAGTGGTGAATTCTTTTTCCATTACCGGCTCAAGCGCTTTTCAGACGGTGGTTATGTTTGAATACCCCCGGCCCGGGATTTGGGCCTTGGGGTTTCTGACCACACCGTCCATGGCCAGCGCCCGGAAAATTGCCGGGAAGGAGCTGGTCAATGTTTTTTTACCGACCACCCCGAATCCCACATCAGGTTTTTTTTTGATGATTCCTATGAAGGATCTCAATGTGCTTGCCATCACACCGGAAGAAGGTCTGAAAATTATTGCAACAGTCGGATTGATTCAAACTGAGGGAGTTGTTTCTCCTGGTATTGCTAAAATGGAAAAGCGTTCTAAGACGAAATCCCGGTCTGCGGTAAAAAGTGTTGGAAAGAAAAAAAAGACAGCCAAACGCAGTCTGAAAAAAAAATGA
- a CDS encoding class I SAM-dependent methyltransferase — MTVPPAIRFYNHLFHRKKAVPPPAQSAVEKKIQDYAAKRTDISDHLTTLFHEALSSRPNIIVELGTRGGASTFIFKKVAEHFQIPLISVDIDNCRELGSHPFWTFVHSDDIAFSEKYVDWCKEKQFPQSIDLLFIDTSHEYKHTVQEIKHWLPLVSENGKIIFHDTHLRLIYKRKDGSLGLGWDNQRGVIRAIEEYFETTFDETKDFQTSMNDFIIRHWAHCSGLTILDKVPKK; from the coding sequence ATGACTGTTCCACCCGCCATCCGCTTCTATAACCATCTGTTCCATAGAAAAAAAGCAGTGCCGCCGCCTGCTCAGTCGGCTGTGGAAAAAAAGATCCAGGATTATGCCGCCAAGCGGACGGATATCAGCGATCATTTAACCACCTTATTTCATGAAGCACTGAGTTCCCGGCCGAATATAATTGTCGAACTGGGTACGCGCGGCGGTGCCAGCACCTTTATTTTCAAAAAAGTTGCCGAACATTTCCAAATTCCTCTGATCAGTGTGGATATTGATAACTGTCGGGAACTGGGTTCCCATCCTTTCTGGACATTTGTACACAGTGATGATATTGCCTTTTCTGAAAAATATGTGGATTGGTGTAAAGAAAAGCAATTCCCGCAATCAATTGACCTGCTCTTTATTGATACATCCCACGAATATAAACATACTGTTCAGGAAATCAAACATTGGCTGCCACTGGTATCGGAAAACGGAAAAATCATTTTCCATGACACCCATCTCCGCCTGATTTACAAAAGAAAAGACGGCAGCCTGGGGTTGGGTTGGGATAATCAACGCGGCGTGATCCGGGCCATTGAGGAATATTTCGAGACAACCTTTGATGAAACCAAAGATTTCCAGACAAGCATGAATGATTTTATTATCCGCCACTGGGCTCATTGCAGCGGCTTGACGATTCTGGATAAAGTACCGAAAAAATAA